The following are encoded in a window of Mycobacterium decipiens genomic DNA:
- a CDS encoding YbhB/YbcL family Raf kinase inhibitor-like protein, whose translation MTLPPDPYAALPKLPSFNLTSTSITDGQPLATPQVSGIMGAGGEDASPQLAWSGFPGETRSFAVTVYDPDAPTLSGFWHWAVANLPADVTELPEGVGDGRELPGGALTLVNDAGMRRYVGAAPPPGHGVHRYYVAVHAVTVEKLDLAEDASPAYLGFNLFQHAIARAVLFGTYQQR comes from the coding sequence ATGACGTTGCCACCTGACCCGTATGCCGCGTTGCCCAAACTGCCGTCCTTCAACCTGACTTCAACCTCGATCACCGACGGGCAGCCGCTGGCGACACCCCAAGTCAGCGGGATCATGGGCGCGGGCGGGGAGGACGCCAGTCCGCAGCTGGCCTGGTCCGGATTTCCCGGCGAGACCCGCAGCTTCGCGGTGACCGTCTACGACCCCGATGCTCCGACCCTGTCCGGATTCTGGCACTGGGCGGTGGCCAACCTGCCGGCCGACGTCACGGAGTTGCCCGAGGGCGTGGGCGATGGCCGCGAACTCCCGGGTGGCGCACTGACGTTGGTCAACGACGCCGGCATGCGCCGCTACGTGGGTGCAGCCCCGCCTCCCGGGCATGGGGTACACCGCTACTACGTCGCGGTACACGCCGTGACGGTCGAAAAGCTCGACCTCGCCGAGGATGCCAGCCCGGCATATCTCGGATTCAACCTGTTCCAGCACGCGATTGCGCGGGCCGTCCTCTTCGGCACCTACCAGCAGCGTTAA
- a CDS encoding M20/M25/M40 family metallo-hydrolase, with amino-acid sequence MTGETDASIDQSDDVAQVVSRLIRFDTTNSGEPETTKGEAECAQWIAEQLAEVGYQPEYVESGARGRGNVFARLAGADSSRGALLVHGHLDVVPAEAAEWSVHPFSGAIEDGYVWGRGAVDMKDMVGMMIVVARHFRRAGIVPPRDLVFAFVADEEHGGKFGSQWLVDNRPDLLDGVTEAIGEVGGFSLTVPRPDGGERRLYLIETAEKGIQWMRLTARGRAGHGSMVHDQNAVTTLAEVVARLGRHQFPLVCTDTVAQFLAVVGEETGLTFDLDSPDLAGTIDKLGPMARMLKAVLHDTANPTMLKAGYKANVVPATAEAVVDCRVLPGRQAAFEAEIDALIGPDVTREWIRDLPSYETSFDGDLVDAMNAAVLAVDPDGRTVPYMLSGGTDAKAFARLGIRCFGFSPLRLPPELDFASLFHGVDERVPIDALRFGTEVLTNFLTNC; translated from the coding sequence GTGACAGGTGAGACCGACGCTTCAATTGACCAGAGCGATGATGTCGCCCAGGTTGTTAGCAGGCTTATCCGGTTCGATACCACCAACAGCGGCGAACCCGAGACCACTAAAGGCGAGGCCGAATGCGCGCAATGGATCGCCGAGCAGCTCGCCGAAGTCGGCTACCAGCCTGAATATGTCGAATCCGGTGCGCGCGGCCGCGGCAATGTGTTCGCCCGGCTGGCGGGCGCCGATAGTTCCCGCGGCGCGCTGCTGGTGCACGGGCATCTCGATGTGGTGCCGGCCGAAGCGGCCGAATGGAGCGTGCACCCGTTTTCCGGCGCGATCGAGGATGGCTACGTCTGGGGCCGCGGCGCCGTCGACATGAAGGACATGGTCGGCATGATGATTGTGGTTGCTCGCCACTTTCGACGGGCCGGTATCGTGCCGCCACGCGATCTGGTGTTCGCGTTCGTCGCCGACGAGGAGCACGGCGGCAAATTCGGGTCGCAGTGGCTGGTCGACAACAGACCTGATCTGTTGGACGGCGTCACCGAGGCGATCGGTGAAGTCGGCGGCTTCTCGCTGACCGTGCCCCGCCCCGACGGGGGTGAGCGCCGCCTGTACCTCATCGAAACGGCCGAGAAGGGCATCCAGTGGATGCGGCTGACGGCACGCGGCCGGGCCGGGCACGGCTCGATGGTGCACGATCAGAATGCGGTCACCACCCTTGCTGAAGTGGTCGCCCGGCTAGGCCGTCACCAGTTTCCGCTGGTCTGCACCGACACCGTCGCCCAGTTCCTGGCCGTCGTCGGCGAGGAGACCGGCCTGACCTTCGACCTTGACTCGCCGGATCTGGCCGGGACGATCGACAAGCTTGGTCCGATGGCCCGCATGCTGAAGGCGGTGCTGCACGACACCGCAAACCCAACGATGCTCAAGGCCGGGTACAAGGCCAACGTCGTCCCGGCGACGGCGGAGGCAGTCGTGGACTGTCGCGTGCTACCAGGTCGTCAGGCGGCGTTCGAGGCCGAGATCGACGCGTTGATCGGACCCGACGTGACCCGGGAGTGGATCAGAGATCTGCCGTCATATGAGACCAGCTTCGACGGCGACCTGGTCGACGCCATGAACGCCGCGGTACTGGCGGTCGACCCGGACGGTCGTACGGTGCCTTACATGCTTTCCGGTGGAACGGATGCGAAGGCGTTCGCGCGGTTGGGTATTCGGTGCTTCGGCTTCAGTCCGCTGCGGTTGCCACCGGAATTGGATTTCGCCTCGTTGTTCCACGGCGTCGATGAGCGGGTACCCATCGATGCGTTGCGGTTCGGCACCGAGGTGCTGACCAACTTCCTGACAAACTGCTAG
- a CDS encoding DivIVA domain-containing protein, whose translation MPLTPADVHNVAFSKPPIGKRGYNEDEVDAFLDLVENELTRLIEENSDLRQRINELDQELAAGGGAGAGAIAQATQAIPAYEPEPAKPAPAAVPAGTNEEQAIKAARVLSLAQDTADRLTSTAKAESDKMLADARANADQILSEARHTADTTVAEARQRADAMLADAQTRSEAQLRQAQEKADALQADAERKHSEIMGTINQQRTVLEGRLEQLRTFEREYRTRLKTYLESQLEELGQRGSAAPVDSNADASGFEQFNRGNN comes from the coding sequence ATGCCGCTTACACCTGCCGACGTCCACAATGTGGCGTTCAGTAAGCCGCCTATCGGCAAACGTGGGTACAACGAAGATGAGGTCGACGCCTTCCTCGACCTGGTGGAAAACGAGCTGACGCGCCTGATCGAAGAGAACTCCGATCTGCGCCAGCGGATCAACGAGCTGGATCAAGAGCTGGCCGCGGGCGGCGGCGCCGGCGCCGGCGCTATCGCGCAGGCCACCCAGGCAATCCCGGCCTACGAACCCGAACCGGCAAAGCCCGCGCCGGCTGCGGTTCCGGCGGGGACGAACGAGGAACAGGCCATTAAGGCGGCTCGGGTTCTGAGTCTGGCCCAAGACACCGCCGACCGGCTGACCAGCACCGCCAAAGCCGAGTCCGACAAGATGCTGGCCGATGCCCGCGCCAACGCGGACCAGATCCTCAGCGAGGCTCGGCACACCGCCGACACCACGGTCGCCGAGGCCCGCCAACGCGCCGACGCGATGCTGGCCGATGCTCAAACCCGATCCGAGGCCCAGTTGCGCCAAGCGCAGGAGAAGGCCGACGCTTTGCAGGCCGATGCGGAACGCAAGCATTCCGAGATCATGGGGACGATCAACCAGCAGCGCACGGTGCTAGAAGGCCGCCTCGAGCAGCTGCGCACGTTCGAACGTGAGTACCGCACCAGGCTCAAGACCTACCTGGAATCCCAGCTGGAGGAACTGGGCCAGCGTGGATCGGCGGCGCCGGTCGATTCCAATGCGGACGCGAGTGGCTTCGAGCAATTCAACCGGGGCAATAACTAG